ATAATAAATAGTTATTAGCTAAGAGCCAAGAATCTATCAAAACATGAAAAGAACACATTTTTAAACAGTAATGGCCAATGTGATCAATTCATCAAGAAACTACAAACTACGTTCATGCAtggcatgttttttttttttattaaaaaaagaaacttTTTAAGACCCTTCTTGTGATTTCACTCACATCAACTCAAAACATAATCTAGAAAACCAGTTGCACAGTGATTATTTGCCATGTGTTGTGATTGGAAagcaggaaaaaggaaaagaaaataagagaaagagaaaagaaaaagctagctatatatactatatattcaACTactaaattactaattatatgTAAAGCAAGgtgttttataatttttcattataaatttttgattttgttttatgGGTTAAAGTGAGGTTGTTAATTAAGTTATGTTCCTCTCATAACCAACACATGACATAGCCATGGGGAAGTTAACATCTGTCAAAGACTTCCTTAACAAATGCTAGTGAGAAGGGAACCAAAACAAAAGAGAGCAATAAAAGGAGACAACCAGCCGATCATGGAATCATATCACATTATTCATTCACAACAATCCATGCAGgaatccatatatatatatttatatatatatatgtatgtacaaTGACCAATGCCTTTTGAGTTATTTAAGATTACCAAGAAAGCAAAACCTGTTATCATTCATTCATGGTTATAAaagaaagatatttataatatatttttatgtgtttaagGAGACGGAAACCTATGTTATGTCATGAATAATGAGGAGAAAGAAaacacaaacaaacaaacaacaaacAAAGAAAAGAAGGATTATTGATGATCAATGAAACaaatttgtaataataataataataataataataataaaagattaaaaagagAGATTAATTTGTATTTACCAGAAAGAAGAACATGTTGCCAAGAGGAATCTTCATATGCCCATTAATAAAGTTCAGttctttccttttcctttgtgcTGCTGCTGCTGATGCTGGTGGTGGCTGTTGTGGTTGTGGTGGTGGTCAGAATTATGGCGGTTTCCATCGCCGTAACAGAGTTGCAATCGGCCATCAACAAACCCAGTTGGGAATTGATGATGGTGGTTGTGGTTGTGGTGATGTTGATGTTGGTGTTGGTGTTGATTCTCCATGGAAGGAGCAGCTGCCTGAGCCTGAGCCGGAGCGGGAGGTGCTGCTCCTATAAAGAAGGGTAGATTGTTTGTTCCGTCTATGGGAGAAAACCTCTGAAAATGAGGCAAAAGAGACGGTGAATTGGACTGAAGGGTCCCCCTATTGAAACCAGCAAGGCCTCCGGATGAAGAGATAGAGAAGTTGAGgttgtaatcaacaaccccaccCCCACCACCATTGCCTCCGCCGTTGGGTTGGGATGACGTGGCAGCAGAAGCAGCAACCACCGGAATGAGATGTTGTTCAGGAACAAATGAGAAATGTTGTGGTGGTTGCAGTACTACTGTACTCTGATGATGACTCTGATTATTCTGATCACCattatgttgttgttgttgttgttgatgatgatgatgatgattatgaTTGTGATCACCAAACATAGACATTGACATATTATGCTGCTGTTGTAATGAGTTACCAAGATTGATTATTTGCCCAGAAAACCCAGAAGAAGACTGGTTATGAtgatgttgttgttgtgttCTTGAAacagatgatgaagaagaagataacCCAAGTAGCCCTGATGCAAAGTAATCCATATGAGCACCTGGGTTTTGTTGGGTATTGGGACTAGaactgttgttgttgttgttgttgttgttgttgctgttgttacTCATTCCAGCTGTGAGAAGCTCAGTAAAGGTTGAATTTTGAGAAATGGAATTgagattgttgttgttgttggggTTGTCGTTGTGGTGAACAACAATTCTTGACtcattctctttctctttctctttagcGGCTCTCTCTCTAGCTCTCTCCCTGGCCTTAACTCGGTTAACCCGAATATCGGACCGGGAAAGAGACAAGCCGGAGCCTTTACTAGTCTCCGATGTACTACTACAAGCTGATTTAGACAAAGGCTGATTTtggttttgattttgattttgctgATCTAATTGAAGATGTTGATGATGATGGTAATTGATACCGTCCATTTCAACCTCAGCTGAATCAAACCCTTGTTCTCCGCCGCCGGTGTTGGTTCCAACACTACCCCTCTTCTCATCGCTAAGCTGTTTAGGAGTATCGGGAAAAGAGCCGTTGAGAGAAGGAAGCTCAGCAATGGCTTCCGAAGCCGCATTGATTAACCATTCAACAGCTTTACTGGGTTGATCGAAACCCAATCGATCTTGAAGGTCGTAGAAATGAATCGCCGTCGTTACCGATAACCTAACTCGCCGGTCTCTTAACCCTTTCGATGTCCATACTTTACTGTGCCGATCTTTACCACCTGAAGCTCTCGAAACCCTAATAATTCTTGAAGAATGGTGCCACCCTCGAAGCCGATTGGCTCCAGCTCCTCCGCCGCCGTTAACGATAGATAGGTCAGTAGTAGTAGCAGCTCCGGCACCGGCAACCCTTTTGATCTCTCGACtcccttcttcttgttcttcatCAGGTGGGTAATTTTCGTTTCCCCCTTTCCTACTGCCATTTTCATTAATCCTCGAGTACTTTAAGGCTTGAGCTTGAATCTCCTCCACCTCCATAACAGCAGTACTTTCATGCCTTTTCTAAACTAAAACAGATAACCCAAGTCGAACTCATTCAAAAAGTCTTCACTTTTAACTCAAAAGCTTCAATCTTTActccctcttcttcttcttcttcttcttcttcttcttcttcttcttcttcttgttcttatCCTTTAGACATGGGAGAaaaaagaggagagagagaaATTGGTGAGTATGAAAGAGAAAGAGGTAAAGAGTTGATGAGAGGTGCAGGTGGGGTTGGGCTTGGCTGTGTCCTATTGCATTGATGACGATAATTCAGAGAGTACTTTGGCTTTTGTATTGATAAAAAGACCTTTTTTTACGCTTTGATATATCACAGTCTAAGTCagtgaagagaagaagaggactctctctctctctctctcactctctttctctctctcttttaagCTTTTTGCAGTATTGCAGAGAGAGGTGAGTGATGGTGGTGCTGCTGTTGGTTGCTGTGCTGTGCCTGTTTGTGCTTTTAGTTCTTCTCTCTCTCAACCCTGCAAATACAAATGAGAgagcattatatatatatatatatatattaacacagttgtactatatctatatattcaGATGAGTAATAAAAGAAAGCACTATATACTATACCACTACTCACTGTATGTAAGCCTTTTTTCAAACAGGCTAAAAGATCTGACTTTGTATTAATCTTAGCTTAGCTTAGCttagtttatataatatatatatataattaaattaagccaaaaaaacaaataaagctTCATACCTAACAAAAGGGttttaaagaaaaagataagCTTTAGCCGAAATACAAAGAAAAAAGCTAACACTATATAATAGTATAGCAAAGCTCCTATTTTTAAAGACTTTGATctgtaattttctttttcttttcagaTTCAAGTAAATTTCATTACAAGCCGCCGATTTAATCACCTTTGCTGGCTGTTTCAGTCCCTAAAAATGGCagacatatatacatatattacacTCACTCACtgtcattatatatatttataaaaaaaatatttaaaaatatatatagaaatgaCAAACCTTGAACAATGTTTGGATTAATTAGATTCTGGGGTTACAGGTGTCAAAGTCTCTGGGTAGCTAAACGTTGACTGTGATTATGtgcttataaaaaaaaaatcttcttttttttttcttggtgcTGTAAGCTCACAGATCTGTGTATTCAAAATTCATGGGATCAGTTCCTTATTACTGAAAAAAACCAATAACCATAAACAAAAAACACTAAATTCCACATATTAATTTATTCATTATTCCTCttgtatatatatctatatatatataatctttcTCCTCTTATTGAGACCAATACTGCAATATCATCAATCCCATTTTAGATTTttacaaattaaatcaaaatcacAAAAAAACAAACACTTCCCTGTTTTGGGTTTTCatcaaaatcataacttttcaGTTCATGATTTTAAAGCAATGAATTTTACAAATCTAAAGCCCATTTCaaagttgtaatttttttgctCTAAAACCCATCAAAATCCAgctcatgattttttttttttctttcaatacaTATATGTTTCCAATTTccagaaatgatgaaataagaTCAAAAACCCAAGAACCAAACTTGAATTCACAAAAAATCTTTGCTCAAATTGGGGCAAAAATAAGTAGAGAGAGGGAGATTTAAAAGAATGTAgggagaaataaataaataaataaaaacttacTGATTTGACAGTGGagtagtttagggttgttttaaGCTAGCTAtatatagctatatatatattagtacaTGTTTGGCGGGTGAGAAAacgaaagaaagagaaagagaaaatccCAAGCATGTGGGAATTTGAGGGACAGTAaatctagagagagaaagagattaagtagagagagagagagaggttgttCTTCAAAGTGCCCTACCTAAGATAAAAGAAGGTATAAAATTAAATAGATTTTAATATTTTGGGTCATATTCATAATTTTAACTAAATCACTGGACTTATTGGCAAAAAACCAAAACATACAGAACAGACACAGCGCCGTAACCCTCAAACCTTTAATTCCACTTTTGCCCTTCTTATTCTTTTTTGTTTCTGTTTTGcccttttcaaatttttatatgtttgtttttattgatttttcttttataagaAAAAGATATAGTGTGATTTTTCTTGGGATGTCTGAAACCagataaattaaacaaatattattagtattattaatattgttattttgtattatatatgtatttttcttctcattttggaCTTTTCCCCATTGTTGTATTATTGGctttgataatttatttatttaattttcacatTTTTGGCTAGTATTAGGTGATTAACGATTCTTTGTTTTATAtaagatttatatttatatatttttaattttcgttTTAAATATTATCATGTATCTATGTAAGtataattttctttaatattattaatacacTAAATGTACTTTTTTCGTATTTGTTTCtatctcacttttttttttttattttaaagataGTAATAGttatcataataataaaaaacatttagataaatattacaataattaatagATGAATGGGATTTGTTTAGGTAAATATTCACATAAATATTAAGCAAATGcaaaagtaataataaataaatatagagGATTAATTAAGATGATTAAATGAAAGAAGATCACAATTAATGATGTAATTAATTAGATGCATCACATCATGTCTTTATCATGAGATTAATTATCATTAATCATATATATTCTCTTcattaattagtatataaataataaaaaatattaataaatggaTATAtatgtagagagagagagatttgaaTTGGAATATTAGATAAGTATGAGATAAAACaatgaataaaaatagaaattaatgtttaaaaatagttagGTGTACAAGTTGTAAACATGAGTAcgtgtaataaaataataaaaaaaattagataaatacATCAATATgttaatatctttatatattaaaaatgtcTATTTAATGACATTTTttgtttaacaaaatataatttaaaaataaaagaatattctgttaaacttaacgatattagtaaaatatataaataattaaacccaaaaaattaaacattctttttttaaaaaaaattaaaaaaaaactacaccgATACCCACCCTAaataacaatcatcaatataaaatttaaactttatacaaaaaaaTCGTTTATAACCGttaactttcaaaaatatataaataattaaacctaaaaaattaaacaatcttacgtttaaacccaataattaaacccaaaaaatattaatattaatatggtTACACTTAACAGATTAGGCttacacgattttttttttaaactcaaaaaattaaacaatctttatttaaacgtttaaacccaatgtttataacataaaacatttgaataactgtataTTATAGGTTTATATACACAATTATGACATTCttaacaattaattttataaaacatatcgtttataacataatttacaattaatcactaaattcttaaacaaaaaccacaagaacttaaaataaaactaatatttacgtgggtTGCCACGTAACTCGCAACTAGTATAACTAAAAATGCCTAACTAATTAAGCTCATTaatttcttcattttcttttatCTATATATGCATGTGCatgattttacttttttaatttgtgAATTACTTATAAAACTTAATTAGAATAGATGTTCTTTCaacatttcaaaatataaatagttGGCTAATTTATCTACTAATCATGTAATTAATATGCATAGAAATAAACTATATATTGGATAAGGATTTTCACTTTAGTATTAGTTGTCACAATTATTTTTTCCAATGGTTATGTGGTGAACCTATACCTATATGATcattaataactttttttttatcttatcaTCTTGACCAAAACATAACCTAATTTGTTATAATTAAATGATGGAAGGATAAGTTGCTAAAACAAACGGGAGGGTTGGATCGACCTATGAAATATAATTCTGAAGAAAGATTGTTGGCAGCGGTGGAGACATTTATTTGGCCCCCTTTAAAGAAAATGCGAGAATCACGAAGGAATCGAAATATCGCTACTTTGAGTGTTATTCTCACTCCAGTGGAAATCGCTTTCTTGATGAGAATTAATATGCATAAGAACACTTCTCAATAGGTATTACTTATTAATGgctattaaataaatttaactataaatattaattttgaaaatattaagCCATTAAATTTTGATCCAATGACgaataataaaatgaaaatttaaatttttacgtttaatttaactacttaattaaaaaaaatatcaaaaaaatatttttttttactatacaaaatacttgatttaaactcaactttttttatctttttttttttttgtagaaaaactttttttcgtaattttttttctagtcGATGGACCAACATCAgcccatataatgtaaaaataagagatttttctaattagatagaaaaattaagcataagaATTCAAATTTTTCTGGTACTACTCATGGATAATACTCATTAAAAGTATACCCATATATACACATTATGGGGGAATTGGtgcatcacttttttttttgtgttttcagTACTTAGTAATTGTTGAcatcgcttttagccaacgatacTGAGTCAATTAAAGCaattagaataataaataataagtgtATGTAATTATGTAGATAAGAACACATAGATTCATAGAAGTTCGATCCCGTGATAAtagtaatagcctactcccctttaCTTATATTTAAGAGAAGTATCTCTGAAGATCTTCTTATGCCGAATTACTCTACTCAAAATACTCGACATCTTTGGATGATATGATTCTGTACGGGCAATCATGCACAGGTTTTGCCTGGTTGATCCCTGCTGAAGATGTAATCTTGATAATTTTAAGTAGAAATTCTCTGGGCGGGCCATTGAGAGAAAATTACATGTTTAAACTTATCAATGTTCTCCACATATTACCATGTTGGATGCCACATCACCTTTGTGCGAAATTTGAGATGACAGtgatctcaatttttttttgttatgacaatatatattacaattatataacaatataaatttttaaaaaattcagtgTGCTAAAAATAGAATTTAAATAGCTTCTTTATCAAACGTGTATAaaacatataaacatatatacactcttctctattttttttttaaaaagaaggaTTTTCATTCAAATAGAATCACATGTTGGAGGAGAATTCAAAAATCAGGGACAAGCATCTGTCTAAATAAACTCTCCTAAAGAACTAGTACCAGAAGTAGCTAGTGCGTGGACAACACTATTTATGAGAAATAGCATTACAAGAGCCACCACCAACAACTGTTAATAACGAAATATCATCAAGAATAAATGAATAAGAATATTATTACTCTAGAACTATCAACCCAACTCACAACCACAAAAGAATCACATTCAACTTTAGAAATAGAAAAGTCAAACCGCTATGCAAAAGAAAGATCCAACCGCAATGCAAGCAACTCGACCACACTCACTGAAAAATGCCTAGCCGCACCCACCGCCCAAGCTCCCTATACCACACCAAGGCTATCCCGAATCACACCTCCAAGCCCAACAAAGCCTATACTTGGTACAACAAAGGCATCTGTGCACAACAAAAACAAATTCAACAGAGGGGAAACTCATGGTGTCTCCCTCTACAAAATTGAGCCACCACCCACTTGGAATAGACCCCGATGCTCCATCTGCTGAAATTCCTCCAACGCATTATAAGCCAACCCATCAAGCACATTTAGTCGCAAGTGCACCCCACCAAACAAGACTGAATTTTAGTCAAACCAAACACACCAAAGCACCATGACAAAGAGCTCAAAGGAAAAACTCGTAAACTCCTCAAATAGAACCACTAAAAGCTTAGGCAACGACTTCGACTGCCAGCGACTAATAACAAACTAGAAGCCCAACCTATACTAAACCTGAACCAACaaagagaagaaaacaaatgCATGCTCAAGAGTTTCAGTCGCTTCTCCACACCTCAAACAACAAAGAGAAACATGAACCTTTCTTTTAACAAACTAGGAAAGAATGATATAATCTCCACACAAACACTTTCATCTTagacagaattttcaaactccacAACCCATATCACCACCACTTACCCTTGACGAATTCGATTGCTCATTGTAAAATTTAAGAGACCAAGTAAGAGAATACCCACTATTCATAAAGTAAATCACATCCCTATCATAGTGCCAACAACATCTATCACCTCTCACACCATTAGCTAATAGAATACTAAGAATAACATCAACATCCATTAGGAGAAAACTATTGCATAGCTCCACCACATCCCAACCACCAGTGACATTGAGATATTCATGAACCACTCTATTATCATCTCGACGTGCAGATTTTGGCTTGAAATATACCAGGACCATGGAAGCCACAGATTTTGAAAAGTCCTTACAAGTCTCCTATCCCAATCCGAAAGCCTAAGCCCTTACTTCAAAAGTTTCATCCCCCACATAAGACTAGTCCACAAATGAGACAAAGCATTAATTTCTATCAATAGAGTCATGTATAGAACCATGTGGAAAATATTTATGCTTCAAAATTCTAGCTGCAAGCGTATCCAAAAACTGTACGCCACACTTGCTTGGCCACCAGTCCTTGATTGAATAAATGAAAGTCTTGAAATCCCGTTCCACCTTTCACCTTAGCCCGACACACATTCTCTTATTTCAACCAagctattttctttttatccccCGAAGAACCCAGTAAAACTGCAGAATTATTGACTTCAGCTTATCGCTAGTCCACCCTGGAAACTTAAAAATGCTCATCAAGTACATCAGAGAAATAGCTTGTAAAATGGCCTTGATGAGTAGTTCCTGCCCGCTAGTGGAGAAAAGACTCATTTTTTAACCCCGCACCCTCTTTTGAGCCTCCTCAAAAATACCTTcaaatgtctttttttttttattctgccCTACTATAGTTGGCAACCCCAAATACTTGTCTTGTGAAACCACCGAAGTTAATCTCAATATCTATATTACCGCATCTTTGTCAGGTTGTTGCACATTAGGACTAAAATTGATCGTTAgcttactaaaattaattattttgccCCGATGCCTCttcatacttttgtaaaatCTTTTTAATAGTCTTTGTATCATGAGCATTAGTTCTCCCAAATATCAAGTTGTCATCTGCAAAGAGCAAATGTGACACTTGAGAACGTGATCTTGAACATCGAAATCCAACCAAATTAGAGTTAGCTTCTCCTTGCGTGATCAAAGATGACAAAGTCTttgcagaaaataaaaataagtaggGAGATAAAGGACACTCCTGACGCAATCCCCTGATAGGGACCACATGTTTCCTAAGGCGCCCATTAACTACAAAAACATACTCGGTAGCTGTCGCATAATTCATAATAAGCTTAATTTACCCTTCTACAAATCTAAACTTCCATATGTACACTCTTTTATAAGTATGTTTTAAgcattaattaaaacttatttaaaaaatttcaaaaattcataatccCACTAAGGTATATCATTACATTCATTTTTGtagaaatattatatatatatatgtcaataTCAAAGTATAAGTGGAGTCTTAAGTATTCATTTATGTATTTTGAATATAATTTCCTTCATTCTAGTTTTTTCATTGTctaaatcaattatttaatgTCTATTTTCCTTTTTGTCCAATGCCGAATTCAATTCATGTTATGCATTTATTTTGGTTCTAATTACAATTTATGGAGATAATAATGAACATTTAGTATCAAATTTATAATAACTTAATTAACTAGCATGTTTGGGATCCATTGTCAtgatatatttttcaattatttatttatttattgttataaatTGACATTAATGTATTctcattaattattatgaaatgaaAATTTAGGTTTTTTACAACCGGCCCCCTCTAATATCACTATTGTATtacaaatagtttattattatcatttattataaaaacaTTACACGCTTTAATTTTTTACGAGTATAGAAACTAAATATTGAGATTTTACCATAgactaaaaaaaaagattttacaGAAAGTTTTATTCATGGTTTATTTATTACTTTTTGAGTAAAAAAATGATTAGGAAGTTTAGAGTTTCTTGTTCTTAAATTTATATCTACATGAGGTTGcgctcttctttttttttttttttttttttttttggtcaggCATGCCTATTTTCTTTGAGATAGGTGTGGCTTAGTCGAGATTGTGTTTTGCtattacaatttaatttttactACTGTGATTAGTCTTGTTTCTGTGACATGATTTTGAGTGTTTTAGTCTTGTCTATGTGACATAGTTTTGAGTGCTTTAGTCTTGTTTGTGTGACataattttgttttgttatttattCTTCTTTGTTCTTCGATGACTCGTCATCAAATCACTATTAGTGGTTAGGAATAACAATTTCTCTATGACTGAAGGGGTTATTAGTAGTGCAATTATGTACCTTGTATAATAGTTCAATGCTCAAGCAATGAGGTTAAATGAACTTGTTGTAACATTTTTTACTGTTGTGTCTTCTGAGCAGTAGATGAAACTGAATAAAAGTGTTCTAAAGGTTATCTGTGGTGCTGCAATCTTTTTAtctgattttatttttagtttttttggtCAAACGATCTGGGAATTAGGCGACTGATTATTTGGCTCATTTTTCTAATTATCAATCCCAATCATGTCTCTAACAGGGGAGATATCCTAATTGAATTGCAGACTATTATTTTAGTTGATTGGTATTGTTAAATCAGAAATTCGTTAATATTAATTGATGCTTGATAATTAATACTTTGAACGAAAATGGctaaataaatgtaataaattaaaatattgaataataaaagaagagagagatttttttatgtatttatagtTAAATCTACATACTCCACGGGTAAGTATTATTTCTAAAATTTTTTTGTGTATACAATTTGTCAGAATTTTTATAAGTTAGAAATTTGGTCGTGCCTTGTATATTATTGTTACTACTATTTATAGGAGTAGGATTACATTTATTTCTTTAATGTTCTCTAGACAACAGTTATGAAACTTGGACATTCTCTACTTTTTATATATCTTTTAATAGGTGGGAAGTGTATATATAACTGTTCCTGATTGTCTTTAGATAAGTCTTATCTCTCCGTATTAACGATATCTCAAGAATGTTTCTGATTGTCTTAAACAATTTTAGTACCTTTAGTTTAAGTCTTAAATCTTCTAAGATATCCATTATAAGCTTTAGTTATTTCTTGTGATTGAATCAACATTTATAATTTTGGACTTAGGTGAAGCATTTGATTTCTTCTTCTCATCAATTGGATATATCATACTGATACTAATTATCTTTCTTGGATTGTGCCTTCATCCCTCTATTATTTAGGAAGGGAGAATAGTACTCATCTTTTATTTGAGACAATCTTGAGTATCTTAATCTATCAATGGTCGATTTAACCATAATAATATTTCACTTAACCAGTATTCTTCGAGAGGTATATGTTAAATCTGGATTCTTTAATGAGTGAGTTGAACTATTAGCTCATTAATTGAGGGATTTAATACACGTGACATGCAAATAAAGCCATATATTTATTGCTCGAAATATAGGTATAAtagatattaataaaattacataatttatcaaaaaaaatgaTTAGGATATTTGTTGACGCTGAAAAATGGTCAATACCAGCTTGCTAGATTGGCGATGTGAATAAtaagtttaaataaataatttagagagacacacaaaatttatagtagttcactccccTTGTCGCAATGTTAATGGAGCTACGTCTACTTCAggtttttatttctcacgagaATTATAAGAAAATTAGTTAAgtgtaaaagtttaaatttctagagagagaaactaGAAACAGATGCTCTGACCATATGAGTACTTTTCAAAATGTGAAAAATGGGCTAGTGTTGTtctccttttataggtgaaggaGTACCTATTAAATGTGAATAGAATAATTCAA
This region of Cannabis sativa cultivar Pink pepper isolate KNU-18-1 chromosome 7, ASM2916894v1, whole genome shotgun sequence genomic DNA includes:
- the LOC115697072 gene encoding transcription factor TCP2 translates to MEVEEIQAQALKYSRINENGSRKGGNENYPPDEEQEEGSREIKRVAGAGAATTTDLSIVNGGGGAGANRLRGWHHSSRIIRVSRASGGKDRHSKVWTSKGLRDRRVRLSVTTAIHFYDLQDRLGFDQPSKAVEWLINAASEAIAELPSLNGSFPDTPKQLSDEKRGSVGTNTGGGEQGFDSAEVEMDGINYHHHQHLQLDQQNQNQNQNQPLSKSACSSTSETSKGSGLSLSRSDIRVNRVKARERARERAAKEKEKENESRIVVHHNDNPNNNNNLNSISQNSTFTELLTAGMSNNSNNNNNNNNNSSSPNTQQNPGAHMDYFASGLLGLSSSSSSVSRTQQQHHHNQSSSGFSGQIINLGNSLQQQHNMSMSMFGDHNHNHHHHHQQQQQQHNGDQNNQSHHQSTVVLQPPQHFSFVPEQHLIPVVAASAATSSQPNGGGNGGGGGVVDYNLNFSISSSGGLAGFNRGTLQSNSPSLLPHFQRFSPIDGTNNLPFFIGAAPPAPAQAQAAAPSMENQHQHQHQHHHNHNHHHQFPTGFVDGRLQLCYGDGNRHNSDHHHNHNSHHQHQQQQHKGKGKN